From the Lysobacterales bacterium genome, one window contains:
- a CDS encoding S46 family peptidase, which translates to MLVRFTLLATALAAAAVSADEGMWPPSQMPSIEAKLKARGLELDATDLSSLTEYPLNAIVGLGYCTGSFLSPSGLVATNHHCGFGIVQFNSTKEKNLMADGFLAKDFAAELPADPNQRLYVTESITDVTARLTRGMDGVGGLKRYATIDKRSKQAAAECERDPGYRCDVYNFNGGRNYLLIKQLEIKDVRLVYAPSEQIGNFGGDVDNWMWPRHTGDFTFLRGYVGPDGKPAPYSKDNKPYQPRSWLKIDPKGLQVGDYAMVAGYPARTNRSRLAEELRDAIEFSYPRSITNMGEALDTIARMTKDRPDAAIKYASTVQSLSNGWKNQQGQLEGFAKTTAVADKEAEEARLLAWIDADAGRTAKYGRAVTALKAELARIRSLRETELYGNSLLSMGPTLYGAARDLYKLSRERRKADAERSFGFQARDEIKFKGRMASINQRFDAEVDRALFELSLGRYLKLAKSARIPEIDRALGIDRDGMTVTDLDAALDRLYANTKLGGLDARMALLDATPRDFEKSADSFVQLAVAMYPAFERMEAEWKVRAGNDGLYRAAYLDALIAFRESEGRPAYPDANNSLRVTYGSVTGYSPRDGVANTEFTTLEGVLAKVTDADPFLHPTRAVELMRQKHYGKYADPKLGTVPVNFLTDVDITGGNSGSPTLNGRGEVVGLVFDGNWESVSASWVFNPAQTRAIHVDIRYMLWVMDEVDQADHLIREMGLEPTP; encoded by the coding sequence ATGTTGGTTCGATTCACCCTGCTCGCCACCGCGTTGGCCGCGGCCGCCGTTTCCGCGGACGAAGGCATGTGGCCGCCGTCGCAAATGCCTTCGATCGAAGCGAAGTTGAAGGCGCGTGGACTCGAACTCGACGCGACGGACCTGTCCTCGCTGACCGAGTATCCGTTGAACGCCATCGTCGGTCTGGGCTATTGCACCGGCTCGTTCCTGTCGCCCAGCGGACTGGTCGCGACCAATCATCACTGCGGTTTCGGCATCGTCCAGTTCAACTCGACGAAAGAAAAGAACCTGATGGCTGATGGCTTCCTGGCCAAGGACTTTGCGGCCGAACTGCCGGCCGACCCGAACCAGCGCCTGTACGTGACCGAATCGATCACCGACGTCACTGCGCGGTTGACGCGGGGCATGGACGGCGTGGGCGGACTGAAGCGATACGCCACCATCGACAAGCGTTCGAAGCAGGCCGCCGCCGAATGCGAGCGCGATCCGGGCTATCGCTGTGATGTCTACAACTTCAACGGTGGCCGCAATTACCTGTTGATCAAGCAACTCGAGATCAAGGATGTGCGCCTGGTGTATGCACCGTCCGAGCAGATCGGCAACTTCGGTGGCGATGTCGATAACTGGATGTGGCCGCGCCATACCGGCGACTTCACCTTCCTGCGCGGCTATGTCGGCCCGGACGGAAAGCCGGCGCCCTACAGCAAGGACAACAAGCCGTATCAGCCGAGGAGCTGGCTCAAGATTGATCCCAAGGGCTTGCAGGTGGGCGATTACGCGATGGTCGCCGGCTATCCGGCGCGAACCAATCGTTCGCGCCTTGCCGAGGAACTGCGCGATGCCATCGAATTCAGCTATCCGCGCAGCATCACGAACATGGGCGAGGCGCTCGACACCATCGCGCGCATGACCAAGGACCGCCCGGACGCGGCGATCAAGTACGCATCGACCGTGCAGAGCCTCTCGAACGGCTGGAAGAATCAGCAGGGCCAGCTCGAAGGTTTCGCGAAGACTACGGCGGTCGCCGACAAGGAAGCGGAGGAGGCACGCCTGCTCGCGTGGATCGATGCCGATGCTGGTCGCACAGCCAAGTACGGCCGGGCCGTGACGGCGCTGAAAGCGGAACTGGCGCGGATTCGTTCACTGCGTGAAACCGAGCTGTATGGCAACAGTCTGCTGTCGATGGGGCCGACACTGTATGGCGCCGCGCGCGACCTGTACAAACTCAGCCGCGAACGGCGCAAGGCCGACGCCGAGCGCAGCTTCGGCTTCCAGGCGCGCGACGAGATCAAGTTCAAGGGCCGCATGGCCTCGATCAATCAGCGCTTCGATGCCGAAGTCGATCGTGCCCTGTTCGAACTTTCGCTCGGTCGTTACCTCAAGTTGGCGAAGTCGGCGCGCATCCCGGAAATCGACCGGGCCCTCGGCATCGACCGCGACGGCATGACCGTGACGGACCTCGATGCCGCGCTTGATCGACTCTATGCGAACACGAAACTCGGCGGCCTCGACGCGCGCATGGCCTTGCTCGATGCGACACCGCGCGACTTCGAGAAGTCCGCCGACAGCTTCGTGCAGTTGGCCGTCGCGATGTATCCGGCCTTCGAACGCATGGAAGCCGAGTGGAAGGTGCGTGCCGGCAACGATGGCCTGTACCGGGCCGCCTATCTGGATGCACTGATTGCGTTCCGCGAATCGGAAGGTCGTCCGGCCTATCCGGATGCGAACAACTCGCTGCGCGTCACTTATGGATCGGTCACCGGTTATTCACCCAGGGACGGTGTCGCCAATACCGAATTCACGACGCTGGAAGGTGTGCTCGCCAAGGTCACCGATGCTGATCCGTTCCTGCACCCGACGCGTGCGGTCGAACTGATGCGTCAGAAGCACTACGGCAAGTATGCCGACCCGAAGCTTGGCACGGTGCCGGTGAACTTCCTGACCGATGTCGACATCACCGGCGGCAATTCCGGGTCTCCGACCTTGAACGGTCGCGGTGAAGTGGTCGGCCTCGTGTTCGACGGCAACTGGGAATCGGTGAGCGCGAGCTGGGTGTTCAATCCGGCCCAGACGCGCGCCATTCACGTGGACATCCGCTACATGCTGTGGGTCATGGACGAAGTCGATCAGGCCGATCATCTGATCCGCGAGATGGGACTGGAACCGACGCCTTGA
- a CDS encoding zf-TFIIB domain-containing protein: protein MNLPCPTCSANELRSTTLTEQLPAQSCPECRGALLSLIDYREWRNAHAAPDDAISDAGEASSQTEDNKAMLRCPQCKGFMTKFRFSADAANHIDHCDRCDLVWLDHGEWRLVEQLARSGQLAKIFDANWQKRLREEQARRRAEARWREQLGDDFAKAKELRGWLAGHPKGKELLAFLFLSQTEGA, encoded by the coding sequence ATGAATCTGCCCTGCCCCACCTGCTCCGCGAACGAATTGCGCAGCACCACGCTGACCGAGCAATTGCCGGCACAGTCCTGTCCGGAGTGCCGCGGCGCGTTGTTGTCGCTGATCGACTATCGGGAATGGCGCAATGCCCACGCTGCGCCGGACGATGCGATCAGCGACGCCGGCGAGGCCAGCAGTCAGACCGAAGACAACAAGGCCATGCTGCGCTGTCCGCAATGCAAGGGCTTCATGACCAAGTTCCGCTTCTCGGCCGATGCTGCCAACCACATCGATCATTGCGATCGTTGCGATCTGGTCTGGCTGGATCACGGCGAATGGCGCCTAGTCGAACAACTGGCGCGCAGCGGTCAGCTCGCCAAGATCTTCGACGCCAACTGGCAAAAGCGTCTGCGCGAGGAACAGGCCAGGCGCCGCGCCGAAGCCCGCTGGCGCGAGCAGCTGGGCGACGATTTCGCGAAGGCCAAGGAGCTGCGCGGCTGGCTGGCCGGGCACCCGAAGGGCAAGGAATTGCTCGCCTTCCTGTTCCTGTCGCAGACCGAAGGGGCTTGA
- a CDS encoding methyltransferase has product MSRYSGPLLTRALAEALRAARACGAAQVVDSFDLGRTRSEAVLDAEGWQWCGTRYPWPEALKDRTVYFWDGSAFVPLQRYAGSLIKLVPTEWGTPTFEIDGIKMLVSAQIAPMDDAKRKVALIQPRGKQILDTCGGLGYFAACCLADGAAHIHSVEKNRDVLWLRRHNPWSPAPDSAEAGGRLHLVHGDIADLMHALPDQGFDAVLHDPPRFGIAGELYAQSFYDQLARVLRPGGRLFHYTGAPNRKTSGRDVPAEVARRLEKSGFRTELVLDGVYATKASGPTRR; this is encoded by the coding sequence ATGTCCCGCTACAGCGGCCCGCTGCTGACGCGCGCGCTTGCCGAGGCACTGCGCGCGGCGCGCGCTTGCGGTGCGGCGCAGGTGGTCGATTCGTTCGATCTCGGCCGCACCCGCAGTGAAGCTGTCCTCGATGCCGAGGGCTGGCAGTGGTGCGGCACGCGCTATCCATGGCCAGAAGCACTGAAAGACCGCACGGTGTATTTCTGGGACGGTTCGGCGTTCGTGCCGCTGCAGCGTTATGCGGGTTCGCTGATCAAGCTCGTGCCGACCGAGTGGGGCACGCCGACCTTCGAGATCGACGGCATCAAGATGCTGGTCTCGGCGCAGATCGCGCCGATGGACGACGCGAAGCGCAAGGTCGCGCTGATCCAGCCGCGCGGCAAGCAGATTCTCGACACCTGCGGCGGCCTCGGTTACTTCGCCGCGTGTTGCCTGGCTGACGGCGCGGCGCACATCCACAGCGTCGAAAAGAACCGCGACGTGTTGTGGCTGCGTCGGCACAATCCGTGGTCGCCGGCCCCGGACAGCGCCGAGGCCGGCGGGCGCCTGCACCTCGTGCACGGCGATATCGCGGACTTGATGCACGCCCTGCCCGATCAGGGTTTCGATGCGGTGCTGCACGATCCACCACGCTTCGGCATCGCCGGCGAACTGTACGCCCAATCGTTCTACGACCAGCTCGCGCGCGTCTTGCGTCCCGGCGGACGCCTGTTTCACTACACGGGCGCGCCGAACCGCAAGACCAGCGGCCGCGACGTGCCGGCCGAGGTCGCCCGGCGGCTGGAGAAGTCCGGATTCAGGACCGAACTCGTCCTCGATGGCGTATACGCGACCAAGGCGAGCGGACCGACGCGTCGATAG
- a CDS encoding M20/M25/M40 family metallo-hydrolase, whose product MLLAISTFAGSAFAGNDDLAPIRAQLAAQHDANVQRLKDWIALPSIAAENLNSTEGAEHQAQLLRDAGFQQVEIIPTEGKPGVFATLDAGAEKTVGVYFMYDVKQYDASEWKSPPLEGRIVEMPDIGKVMMGRGAVNQKGPESAFLAALHAFKAADRKLPVNLVLVAEGEEEIGSVHIRQLVHTPKVQAAFAKTIGVFMPTAMQGLDGVVTVSLGAKGIVELELIASGEKWGRGPNKDVHSSLKAMVDSPAWRLVKALDTLVSEDGNTITIDGYPKAPPISDAHRAMIAKASTVRDEAITKQQLGVSHWIDDLPWQQAQERLVSQPTVNIEGLVGGYTGPGGKTVLPHQAIAKIDMRLVPGMHFDDAVAALKAHLAKRGYGDIEVKVSGGYNPTETRADSPFIQAMQAALRGRGIDPLLWPRNAGSYPGFVFTDPPLNLPAGHFGLGHGSGAHAPNEYYVIESTNPNIDSYDGAALSFAEFLVELGK is encoded by the coding sequence ATGCTGCTCGCGATATCGACCTTCGCAGGCAGCGCCTTCGCTGGAAACGATGACCTCGCACCGATCCGCGCCCAGCTCGCGGCGCAACACGATGCGAATGTGCAGCGTTTGAAGGACTGGATCGCGTTGCCGTCGATCGCGGCGGAAAACCTGAATTCGACCGAGGGTGCCGAACATCAGGCGCAGTTGCTGCGCGATGCGGGTTTCCAGCAGGTCGAGATCATCCCGACCGAGGGCAAGCCCGGCGTGTTCGCGACGCTGGACGCGGGCGCGGAAAAAACCGTCGGCGTGTACTTCATGTACGACGTGAAGCAATACGATGCATCGGAATGGAAATCTCCGCCGCTCGAAGGTCGCATCGTCGAGATGCCCGACATCGGCAAGGTGATGATGGGCCGTGGCGCGGTGAACCAGAAGGGTCCGGAGTCGGCGTTTCTCGCGGCCCTGCATGCATTCAAGGCCGCGGATCGAAAACTCCCGGTGAACCTCGTGCTCGTGGCCGAGGGCGAGGAAGAGATCGGATCGGTGCACATCCGCCAGCTGGTGCACACGCCGAAGGTGCAGGCGGCGTTCGCGAAGACGATCGGCGTGTTCATGCCGACCGCGATGCAGGGCCTCGACGGTGTCGTGACCGTGAGCCTCGGTGCCAAAGGCATCGTCGAGTTGGAGCTGATCGCGAGTGGCGAAAAATGGGGCCGCGGCCCAAACAAGGACGTGCATTCCTCGCTGAAAGCCATGGTCGACAGCCCGGCCTGGCGTCTGGTCAAGGCGCTGGACACCCTGGTGTCCGAAGATGGCAACACCATCACGATCGACGGCTATCCGAAGGCACCGCCGATCAGCGACGCGCACCGGGCGATGATCGCGAAAGCCTCGACGGTGCGCGACGAAGCCATCACCAAACAGCAGCTCGGCGTCAGCCACTGGATCGATGATCTGCCGTGGCAACAGGCGCAGGAGCGGCTGGTGTCGCAACCGACGGTGAACATCGAAGGACTGGTCGGTGGCTACACCGGTCCGGGCGGCAAGACCGTGCTGCCGCACCAAGCGATCGCGAAGATCGACATGCGCCTCGTGCCCGGCATGCACTTCGACGATGCGGTGGCGGCGCTGAAAGCGCATCTCGCGAAGCGCGGTTACGGCGATATCGAAGTGAAGGTGTCCGGCGGCTACAACCCGACCGAGACCCGTGCCGATAGTCCCTTCATCCAGGCCATGCAGGCGGCACTGCGCGGGCGCGGCATCGACCCGCTGCTGTGGCCGCGCAATGCCGGTTCGTACCCGGGTTTCGTGTTCACCGATCCGCCGCTGAACCTGCCCGCCGGCCACTTCGGCCTCGGCCACGGCAGCGGCGCGCACGCGCCGAACGAGTATTACGTCATCGAATCGACCAATCCGAATATCGACAGCTACGACGGCGCGGCACTGTCGTTCGCCGAATTCCTGGTCGAACTCGGCAAGTAG
- the rnr gene encoding ribonuclease R has translation MPDVLVTGPAQGERSKRTAPSGTPASAPQRRSRYADPQAERESLRYANPILSREGLATFLGESAELMTVERIAVKLGYRDEERLDALTRRLTAMVREGQLLVNRRGGYGVAKKLDLIAGSVIANPDGFGFLKPDDGGDDLFIPPNEMRAVMHGDRVLVNVTNIDRRGRREAAIAEVLERRRPRLVGRFDERRGLGIVIPDDRRLSQEVLIPPDQRGGAAAGQIVIAEITEPPSKERPPLGRVVAVLGEKLTASLIVRVAIESHGLPHDWPVEVTREAERVEPEVTKRDREMRLDLRDLPLVTIDGEDARDFDDAVFCEPRKGGGWRLVVAIADVSHYVPVGSELDKQAFERATSVYFPGFVVPMLPETLSNGICSLNPNVERLCMVCDMVVTADGEVSKSKFHPAVMRSHARLTYTRVWRAIGERDAEERAAMGELLPHLENLHALYKAFVKRRSERGAIEFESQEVKFSLGAAGEVLAMQPQARNDAHKLIEECMIAANVEAAKFLNKAKVPAPYRVHPPPPEEKFEELQSFLAEFSLRLPPHASVKPADYAALLRKIRKRPDALLLEQVLLRSQSLAVYHPDCNGHFGLALDAYAHFTSPIRRYPDLLVHRAIRHVLNGGKAANYEAGPSEMLARAQHCSQRERRADEASREVNERYQCAWMSKHVGSEFDGIISGVTSFGLFVAIADTGVTGLIHVTQLPNDYYHFDAGRREMVGDRQGLRFRLGDTLRVQVLRASMEERKVDLRLVPPAASKEQGKKKR, from the coding sequence CTGCCTGACGTGCTGGTGACGGGCCCGGCGCAGGGCGAGCGGTCGAAGCGCACCGCTCCTTCCGGGACGCCCGCGAGCGCGCCGCAGCGGCGGAGTCGTTATGCCGACCCGCAGGCCGAGCGCGAGTCCTTGCGCTACGCCAATCCGATCCTGTCGCGCGAAGGCCTCGCCACATTCCTGGGCGAGTCCGCCGAGTTGATGACGGTCGAGCGCATCGCGGTGAAGCTCGGTTATCGCGACGAAGAACGGCTCGACGCCTTGACCCGTCGACTCACCGCGATGGTGCGCGAAGGCCAGTTGCTGGTGAATCGTCGCGGCGGTTATGGCGTCGCCAAAAAGCTGGACCTGATCGCCGGTTCGGTGATCGCGAACCCGGACGGCTTCGGCTTCCTGAAGCCGGACGACGGTGGCGACGACCTGTTCATCCCGCCGAACGAAATGCGTGCGGTCATGCATGGCGACCGGGTGCTGGTGAACGTCACCAACATCGACCGTCGCGGCCGTCGCGAAGCCGCGATCGCGGAGGTGCTGGAGCGGCGTCGCCCGCGCCTCGTCGGTCGTTTCGACGAGCGCCGTGGACTCGGCATCGTCATTCCCGATGATCGCCGTCTGAGCCAGGAAGTGTTGATCCCGCCCGACCAGCGCGGTGGCGCGGCGGCCGGTCAGATCGTGATCGCCGAGATCACCGAGCCACCGAGCAAGGAACGTCCACCTCTGGGTCGCGTCGTCGCCGTGTTGGGTGAGAAGCTGACCGCGTCGCTGATCGTGCGTGTCGCGATCGAATCGCATGGTTTGCCGCACGACTGGCCGGTCGAAGTGACCCGCGAGGCCGAACGGGTCGAACCGGAGGTCACGAAGCGCGATCGCGAGATGCGTCTGGATCTGCGCGACCTGCCGCTCGTCACCATCGATGGCGAGGACGCGCGCGATTTCGACGATGCCGTGTTTTGCGAACCGCGCAAGGGCGGCGGCTGGCGGCTCGTGGTCGCGATCGCCGACGTCTCGCACTACGTGCCGGTCGGCAGCGAACTCGACAAGCAGGCTTTCGAACGCGCAACCTCGGTCTACTTCCCGGGCTTCGTCGTGCCGATGCTGCCGGAGACGCTGTCGAACGGCATCTGTTCGCTGAACCCGAATGTCGAGCGCCTGTGCATGGTCTGCGACATGGTCGTCACGGCGGACGGCGAAGTCAGCAAATCCAAGTTCCACCCGGCGGTGATGCGCTCGCATGCACGCCTGACCTACACGCGTGTCTGGCGCGCGATCGGCGAACGCGATGCCGAGGAACGTGCGGCGATGGGCGAACTGTTGCCGCACCTGGAAAACCTGCATGCGCTCTACAAGGCCTTCGTGAAACGCAGGTCTGAACGCGGCGCGATCGAGTTCGAGTCGCAGGAAGTGAAGTTCTCGCTCGGCGCCGCAGGCGAAGTGCTGGCGATGCAGCCGCAGGCGCGCAACGACGCCCACAAGCTGATCGAGGAATGCATGATCGCGGCGAACGTCGAGGCCGCGAAGTTCCTGAACAAGGCCAAGGTGCCGGCGCCGTACCGCGTGCATCCGCCGCCGCCCGAAGAAAAATTCGAGGAGCTGCAGAGTTTTCTGGCCGAATTCAGTCTGCGCTTGCCACCGCATGCGTCGGTGAAACCGGCCGACTATGCGGCGCTGCTGCGCAAGATCCGCAAACGTCCCGATGCGCTGCTGCTCGAACAGGTGTTGCTGCGCTCGCAGAGCCTCGCCGTCTACCACCCGGACTGCAACGGCCACTTCGGCCTCGCGCTCGATGCGTATGCCCATTTCACCTCACCGATCAGGCGCTATCCGGACCTGCTCGTGCATCGCGCGATCCGCCACGTGCTGAACGGCGGCAAGGCGGCGAATTACGAGGCCGGGCCCAGCGAAATGCTGGCGCGCGCGCAGCACTGCTCGCAGCGCGAGCGCCGCGCCGACGAGGCCTCGCGCGAGGTCAACGAGCGTTACCAGTGCGCCTGGATGAGCAAGCATGTCGGCTCCGAGTTCGACGGCATCATCAGCGGCGTCACGTCATTCGGGCTGTTCGTCGCCATCGCCGACACCGGTGTCACCGGCCTGATCCACGTCACCCAGTTGCCCAACGACTACTACCACTTCGACGCCGGACGCCGCGAAATGGTCGGCGACCGCCAGGGCCTGCGCTTCCGCCTCGGCGACACGCTGCGTGTGCAGGTGCTGCGCGCAAGCATGGAAGAACGCAAGGTCGATTTGCGCCTGGTGCCGCCGGCCGCCAGCAAGGAACAAGGGAAGAAGAAGCGATGA
- the rlmB gene encoding 23S rRNA (guanosine(2251)-2'-O)-methyltransferase RlmB, with protein MSKDILAGIHAVEAAMKHDAGNVVEIMVADAAKNPRLKRLVDAARELDIKLHARDMAQLDKLCGGERHQGVVAFYNAPAAKTEKDLPALIEAAGHDALFLILDEITDPHNLGACLRSALAAKVTAVIVPKDHAAPLNATVRRASAGAADRIPIVRATNLARAMEVLKEAGVWISGLDGDATQTIHDTDFRGPSALVMGAEDEGMRRLTRERCDYLVRIPMPGPMESLNVSVATGVALFEVARQRAK; from the coding sequence ATGAGCAAGGACATTCTCGCCGGCATCCATGCCGTCGAAGCGGCGATGAAGCATGACGCCGGCAATGTGGTCGAGATCATGGTCGCGGACGCGGCGAAGAATCCGCGTCTGAAGCGGCTGGTCGACGCGGCGCGCGAACTCGACATCAAGCTGCATGCCCGTGACATGGCTCAGCTCGACAAGTTGTGCGGCGGTGAACGGCACCAGGGCGTGGTGGCGTTCTACAACGCGCCGGCCGCGAAGACGGAAAAGGATCTTCCGGCCTTGATCGAGGCCGCCGGCCACGACGCGCTGTTCCTGATCCTCGACGAGATCACCGATCCGCACAATCTCGGCGCCTGCTTGCGCAGTGCACTGGCCGCCAAAGTCACCGCGGTGATCGTGCCGAAGGATCATGCGGCACCCTTGAATGCGACCGTGCGACGTGCGTCGGCCGGTGCGGCGGACCGCATCCCGATCGTGCGTGCGACCAATCTGGCACGGGCGATGGAGGTGCTGAAGGAGGCCGGCGTCTGGATCAGCGGGCTCGATGGCGACGCCACGCAAACGATTCATGACACCGATTTCCGCGGTCCCAGTGCACTCGTGATGGGGGCCGAAGACGAGGGCATGCGACGATTGACCCGCGAGCGTTGCGACTATCTCGTGCGCATTCCGATGCCGGGTCCGATGGAATCGTTGAATGTGTCGGTGGCGACCGGCGTCGCGCTGTTCGAAGTCGCGCGACAGCGTGCGAAGTAA
- a CDS encoding vanadium-dependent haloperoxidase: MHQIQQTGASAEADAVSVSRRGFLGSTGVAAVSLIGAGAAISSGDAKAGFAPRPRTTPRGARALEQRIARAAANLSGVMADPADNGDEQSVPNFAAQYSKGLPHDASGEVDAAAYQALRRACISNLESDWSAVPMGGTAKQVSPQDAWAFQMEGADPTRLRIPAAPAFSSEQRAAEMCEVYWMALLRDVPFAHYPQSSLAADAVADLRRFALFRDVTVQTLFRGVSAGEKIGPYLSQLLWKPIPYGMTTITQKYAAGAHGVDFMTTLAECLRVQNGIAPSQALTLGAPVYGGCGRDLGEYVHKDFSYQAFLNAALILLGLGAAALDDANPYKAYANRAGFVCMGGPDVLSMVAQVAALALKAAWYQKWSVNRTLRPEAFALRVHQSESGVRSYPIHAALIASPVLDRLHAAHGSVLLPMAFAEGSPTHPSYPAGHAAIAGACVTVLKAFFKESFVLPNPVVASDDGNTLDAYAGAALTLGGELDKLAGNIAIGRNIAGVHYWSDGVEGLRLGEQVGLAFLADVRSTYPESFAGFGLTRFDGSPIVV; encoded by the coding sequence ATGCATCAGATCCAGCAGACCGGCGCCAGCGCCGAAGCCGACGCCGTGTCGGTCAGTCGACGCGGCTTTCTCGGATCGACCGGGGTTGCGGCGGTCAGCTTGATCGGTGCAGGTGCGGCAATCAGCAGTGGCGACGCCAAGGCGGGTTTCGCGCCGCGGCCACGCACCACGCCGCGTGGCGCCAGGGCGCTTGAACAGCGCATCGCACGTGCGGCCGCGAATTTGTCCGGGGTCATGGCTGATCCTGCCGACAATGGTGATGAGCAATCGGTGCCGAATTTCGCGGCCCAGTATTCGAAAGGCCTGCCGCACGATGCCAGCGGTGAAGTCGATGCAGCGGCCTATCAGGCCTTGCGGCGTGCCTGCATCAGCAATCTGGAGTCGGACTGGAGCGCCGTGCCGATGGGGGGCACCGCCAAGCAGGTGAGTCCGCAGGACGCATGGGCGTTCCAGATGGAAGGCGCGGACCCGACCCGGCTGCGGATTCCGGCCGCACCGGCATTTTCGAGCGAGCAGCGCGCCGCCGAAATGTGCGAGGTCTACTGGATGGCGCTGCTGCGCGACGTGCCGTTCGCGCACTATCCGCAGTCGTCTTTGGCGGCCGATGCGGTCGCCGACCTGCGTCGCTTCGCGTTGTTCCGCGATGTCACCGTGCAGACCCTGTTCCGCGGGGTCAGCGCGGGCGAGAAGATCGGCCCGTACCTGTCTCAGTTGCTGTGGAAGCCGATTCCCTATGGCATGACCACGATCACGCAGAAATACGCCGCCGGCGCGCATGGGGTCGATTTCATGACCACGCTCGCAGAATGCCTGCGTGTGCAGAACGGGATCGCGCCGTCGCAGGCGTTGACCCTCGGTGCACCAGTCTATGGCGGTTGCGGACGCGATCTCGGCGAATACGTGCACAAGGATTTCAGTTACCAGGCCTTCCTCAATGCGGCGCTGATCCTGCTCGGCCTGGGTGCTGCGGCGCTCGATGACGCCAATCCGTACAAGGCCTATGCCAATCGCGCCGGCTTCGTCTGCATGGGTGGTCCGGATGTGTTGTCGATGGTCGCGCAAGTCGCGGCCTTGGCGCTCAAGGCGGCGTGGTACCAGAAGTGGTCGGTCAATCGCACGCTGCGACCCGAAGCCTTTGCGCTACGCGTGCACCAGAGCGAAAGCGGCGTGCGCAGCTACCCGATCCATGCCGCGTTGATCGCGTCGCCGGTGCTGGATCGACTGCATGCCGCACATGGCAGCGTGCTGCTGCCGATGGCCTTCGCCGAAGGGTCGCCGACGCACCCCTCGTATCCGGCCGGCCATGCCGCCATCGCCGGTGCGTGCGTCACCGTGCTGAAGGCATTCTTCAAGGAAAGCTTCGTGCTGCCGAATCCGGTGGTGGCAAGTGATGACGGCAATACCCTCGACGCCTATGCCGGCGCGGCGCTGACCCTCGGCGGCGAACTCGACAAACTCGCAGGCAATATCGCCATTGGCCGCAATATCGCAGGCGTGCACTACTGGTCGGATGGTGTCGAGGGCCTGCGTCTCGGTGAACAGGTCGGTCTGGCCTTTCTCGCTGACGTGCGCAGCACCTATCCGGAGTCCTTCGCCGGGTTCGGCCTGACCCGGTTTGACGGTTCGCCGATCGTCGTCTGA